In Plutella xylostella chromosome 3, ilPluXylo3.1, whole genome shotgun sequence, the following proteins share a genomic window:
- the LOC105381077 gene encoding cytochrome P450 4c21-like, with the protein MYFMSHKADDVRTLTNMFVEKPYYYNRFSKMWLGQGLLTGPGHIWKRNVKNLSATFAGSVIEGFQDIFNRQAAKLTANLKKEIGQPPFDPLHKYFAYATLETICQTALGVTPLSDSIVTPEYYHAFNRNLQLIVDRAFNIFTHPDFLYRLTPGYREMKKNCAILHNVSRTVIELRRKEYEEKKKKELTNEPDAIKSKFRPFLDIIMELSDTDPLLTDEQIRNEVDTVILGGQETSATTMLFTLLALGSNMDVQEKLYQEIKEIFGDSKRPVQKEDLARLKYCEAVIYESLRLFPPVPAAMRVIETDTELDGVTIPAGAMFVLNVLGAGRSFAAYGPDARKFRPERWLDGPPINPASFLAFSYGRRACIGKRYALTFLKTLLTHIIRDLKIHSCYEDLRLEFSISLRASHGNLITVEARS; encoded by the exons ATGTACTTTA TGTCCCACAAGGCCGATGATGTCAGGACGCTGACAAACATGTTCGTGGAGAAGCCTTACTACTACAACCGGTTCAGTAAGATGTGGCTCGGGCAGGGCCTGCTCACGGGACCTG GGCACATATGGAAGCGCAACGTCAAGAACCTGTCAGCCACATTCGCCGGCTCCGTGATCGAGGGGTTCCAGGACATCTTCAACCGACAGGCTGCGAAGCTGACAGCCAACCTGAAGAAGGAGATAGGGCAGCCACCGTTCGACCCGCTGCATAAGTACTTCGCTTATGCTACCTTGGAGACGATTTGTC AAACAGCTCTGGGCGTGACTCCACTATCCGACAGCATCGTGACTCCGGAGTACTATCACGCGTTCAACCGGAACCTGCAGCTGATCGTGGACCGAGCCTTCAACATCTTCACTCACCCCGACTTCCTGTACCGCCTCACCCCGGGCTACAGGGAGATGAAGAAGAACTGCGCTATACTACACAATGTGTCTAGGACG GTCATAGAGTTAAGAAGGAAAGAATACgaagaaaagaaaaagaagGAGCTTACTAACGAACCAG ACGCCATAAAATCCAAGTTCCGTCCGTTCCTGGACATCATAATGGAGCTGAGCGACACGGACCCACTCCTCACTGACGAGCAGATCCGCAACGAGGTGGACACGGTGATCCTGGGCGGGCAGGAGACCTCCGCTACCACCATGCTCTTCACCCTCCTGGCTCTTGGCAGCAACATGGACGTGCAGGAGAAACTCTATCAGGA GATAAAAGAGATATTCGGGGACAGCAAGCGTCCGGTGCAGAAGGAGGACCTGGCGCGGCTGAAGTACTGCGAGGCCGTCATCTACGAGAGCCTGCGCCTGTTCCCGCCCGTGCCCGCCGCCATGCGGGTCATAGAGACTGACACGGAATTAG ACGGCGTGACCATCCCCGCGGGCGCCATGTTCGTGCTGAACGTGCTGGGCGCGGGGCGCTCCTTCGCGGCGTACGGCCCCGACGCCCGGAAGTTCCGCCCCGAGCGCTGGCTGGACGGGCCGCCTATCAACCCGGCCAGCTTCCTCGCCTTCAGCTATGGGAGACGAGCTTGTATTG GCAAGCGTTACGCCCTGACGTTCCTCAAGACGCTGCTCACCCACATCATCAGGGACCTGAAGATCCACTCCTGCTACGAGGACCTGCGCCTGGAGTTCAGCATCTCGCTGCGAGCTTCGCACGGGAACCTCATCACTGTGGAGGCCAGGAGTTGA